The Streptomyces achromogenes genome window below encodes:
- the der gene encoding ribosome biogenesis GTPase Der, which yields MNDHSQPDGSDAFEHDHGALGDAEYAEFMELAAVEGFDIEDVEGAIEEAGHGPLPVLAVVGRPNVGKSTLVNRIIGRREAVVEDKPGVTRDRVTYEAEWSGRRFKLVDTGGWEQDVLGIDASVAAQAEYAIEAADAVVFVVDAKVGATDTDEAVVRLLRKAGKPVVLAANKVDGPSAEADAAYLWSLGLGEPHPISALHGRGTGDMLDAVLEALPEAPAQTFGTAVGGPRRIALIGRPNVGKSSLLNKVANEERVVVNEVAGTTRDPVDELIELGGVIWKFVDTAGIRKRVHLQQGADYYASLRTAAAVEKAEVAVILIDASESISVQDQRIVTMAVDAGRALVIAYNKWDTLDEERRYYLEREIETEFAQVAWAPRVNVSARTGRHMEKLVPAIETALAGWETRVPTGRLNAFLGELVAAHPHPVRGGKQPRILFGTQAGTKPPRFVLFASGFIEAGYRRFIERRLREEFGFEGTPIHISVRVREKRGTKKK from the coding sequence ATGAACGACCACAGCCAGCCCGACGGCTCGGACGCCTTCGAGCACGATCACGGGGCGCTCGGCGACGCCGAGTACGCGGAGTTCATGGAGCTCGCCGCCGTCGAGGGCTTCGACATCGAGGACGTCGAGGGGGCCATCGAGGAGGCCGGACACGGGCCGCTGCCCGTGCTCGCCGTCGTCGGCCGCCCCAATGTCGGCAAGTCGACCCTGGTGAACCGGATCATCGGCCGCCGCGAGGCCGTCGTCGAGGACAAGCCGGGCGTCACCCGCGACCGTGTCACCTACGAGGCGGAGTGGTCGGGCCGTCGCTTCAAGCTCGTCGACACCGGCGGCTGGGAGCAGGACGTCCTCGGCATCGACGCCTCCGTGGCCGCGCAGGCCGAGTACGCGATCGAGGCCGCCGACGCCGTCGTCTTCGTCGTGGACGCCAAGGTCGGCGCCACCGACACCGACGAGGCGGTGGTACGGCTGTTGCGCAAGGCCGGCAAGCCCGTCGTCCTGGCCGCCAACAAGGTCGACGGCCCGAGCGCCGAGGCCGACGCGGCCTACCTGTGGTCCCTGGGCCTCGGCGAGCCGCACCCGATCTCCGCACTGCACGGCCGTGGCACCGGCGACATGCTGGACGCCGTCCTGGAGGCCCTGCCGGAGGCCCCCGCGCAGACCTTCGGCACCGCGGTCGGCGGCCCTCGCCGGATCGCGCTCATCGGCCGCCCGAACGTCGGCAAGTCCTCGCTGCTGAACAAGGTGGCGAACGAGGAGCGGGTCGTCGTCAACGAGGTCGCGGGGACCACCCGGGACCCGGTCGACGAGCTGATCGAACTCGGCGGCGTCATCTGGAAGTTCGTCGACACGGCCGGCATCCGCAAGCGCGTCCACCTCCAGCAGGGCGCCGACTACTACGCCTCGCTGCGCACCGCCGCCGCCGTCGAGAAGGCCGAGGTGGCGGTCATCCTCATCGACGCCTCCGAGTCGATCTCGGTCCAGGACCAGCGCATCGTCACCATGGCCGTCGACGCGGGCCGCGCCCTCGTCATCGCCTACAACAAGTGGGACACCCTCGACGAGGAGCGCCGCTACTACCTGGAGCGGGAGATCGAGACCGAGTTCGCCCAGGTGGCGTGGGCCCCGAGGGTGAACGTCTCGGCGCGCACCGGCCGCCACATGGAGAAGCTGGTCCCGGCGATCGAGACCGCGCTGGCCGGCTGGGAGACCCGTGTCCCCACCGGCCGCCTGAACGCCTTCCTCGGCGAGCTGGTCGCCGCGCACCCGCACCCGGTGCGGGGCGGCAAGCAGCCGCGCATCCTCTTCGGCACCCAGGCAGGCACCAAGCCGCCGCGGTTCGTCCTCTTCGCCTCCGGCTTCATCGAGGCGGGCTACCGGCGCTTCATCGAGCGCCGGCTGCGCGAGGAGTTCGGCTTCGAGGGCACCCCGATCCACATCTCGGTGCGGGTGCGCGAGAAGCGCGGCACGAAGAAGAAGTAG
- a CDS encoding lysophospholipid acyltransferase family protein: MYGLWKPRVLGAWKVPASGPLIFAINHSHNIDGPMVMGVAPRPTHFLIKKEAFIGPLDPFLTGIGQLKVDRDTTDRTAITRALGVLDNGGVLGIFPEGTRGEGDFAALRAGLAYFAVRGGAPIVPVAVLGSTERRGRLIKALPPLRSRVDVVFGDPFDAGDGSGRRTRKALDEATERIQKQLAAHLENARRLTGR; this comes from the coding sequence ATGTACGGGCTGTGGAAGCCGCGCGTGCTGGGCGCCTGGAAGGTGCCGGCGAGCGGCCCGCTGATCTTCGCGATCAACCACTCCCACAACATCGACGGACCGATGGTGATGGGCGTGGCCCCGCGGCCCACACACTTCCTGATCAAGAAGGAGGCGTTCATCGGCCCGCTGGACCCCTTCCTGACCGGCATCGGCCAGCTCAAGGTCGACCGGGACACCACCGACCGCACGGCCATCACCCGTGCGCTGGGCGTGCTCGACAACGGCGGGGTCCTCGGGATCTTCCCTGAAGGCACCCGGGGCGAGGGAGACTTCGCCGCCCTGCGCGCCGGGCTCGCCTACTTCGCGGTGCGCGGCGGGGCGCCGATCGTGCCCGTCGCCGTGCTGGGAAGCACGGAGCGCCGCGGACGGTTGATCAAGGCGCTGCCCCCGCTGCGCTCCCGCGTCGACGTCGTCTTCGGAGACCCGTTCGACGCCGGCGACGGAAGCGGCCGCAGGACCCGCAAGGCACTGGACGAGGCGACCGAACGCATCCAGAAGCAGCTGGCCGCCCACCTGGAAAACGCCAGGCGCCTGACCGGGCGCTGA